From a region of the Dermatophagoides farinae isolate YC_2012a chromosome 3, ASM2471394v1, whole genome shotgun sequence genome:
- the LOC124494864 gene encoding uncharacterized protein LOC124494864 translates to MSPQSAFLFIGILVVVLVNSAQGIFDGKKEKIHIYKQVPHPVHVVKKYPVKYPVYIPVKSKPIYKKVEVPVKVPYKVPIKVPIKVPYPVKIPVPYPVKVPVYVKKYDSYGGGYGGGHEAYGGGYGGHGDGYVTGKLMSHGGYGGHYEGGYGGGHDSGYGGGYDSGYGGGHDSGYGGGYDSGYGGGHDSGYGGGHDSGYGGGYDSGYGGGLDGHGIDAKYGAISTYYGDDHGYGSYGGGHDMGYGSGGHDSGYGGGHESGGYGGGYEAGGHGGDMYEGGYKKK, encoded by the exons ATGTCACCTCAATCAGCCTTTTTATTTATCGGCATCCTGGTCGTTGTTTTGGTAAACAGCGCACAAGGAAtatttgatggaaaaaaagaaaagatccACATCTATAAACAAGTTCCACATCCAGTCCATGTTGTGAAAAAATATCCAGTGAAATATCCAGTCTATATTCCAGTCAAATCGAAACCAATTTACAAAAAAGTTGAAGTTCCAGTCAAAGTTCCTTACAAG GTTCCAATCAAAGTACCAATCAAGGTTCCATATCCAGTCAAAATTCCTGTTCCATATCCAGTCAAAGTACCAGTTTATGTCAAGAAATACGATAGCTATGGTGGAGGTTATGGCGGTGGTCACGAAGCTTATGGTGGCGGTTACGGTGGTCATGGAGACGGTTATGTTACTGGTAAATTGATGAGCCATGGTGGATATGGTGGCCATTATGAAGGCGGTTACGGTGGTGGTCACGATAGCGGATACGGTGGTGGTTACGATAGCGGATACGGTGGTGGTCACGATAGCGgatatggtggtggttacgATAGCGGATACGGTGGTGGTCACGATAGCGGATACGGTGGTGGTCACGATAGCGGATACGGTGGTGGTTACGATAGCGGATACGGTGGTGGTCTTGATGGCCATGGCATTGATGCTAAATATGGTGCTATCAGCACCTATTACGGTGATGATCATGGCTATGGTTCTTATGGTGGAGGCCATGATATGGGTTACGGAAGTGGTGGTCACGATAGCGgatatggtggtggtcacGAATCTGGTGGTTATGGCGGTGGCTATGA
- the LOC124494865 gene encoding uncharacterized protein LOC124494865: MKKILLLTITTITVTTLIECYAGVPRMPQFGLRIPRAPRFRPPSFTPSSNVQSLQSQLMSQASSHPLPSSSHSMPFPMRPGPPMMDIPHSMIRPPHHPIAPIFASMHHHTQASHPPPSYHPKPSFYHGKTDDCPFPGCEMEPTYNGEAPVPSPYQVESPMIPSLTSPDSSPLDLSPRPPLDHEQYGSRQPMLSMGKQPVKVVYKPVVKLVKIPFPVKVIQREKIMFPIAVPFGQVLPVTTLGSQAQISQEQPQQQQQQYNPQQPQQQQQQQYQPQQQQQSQIPMKQPQTKSHYHGPGEYQQKLTPVNANGEPYGSQQQQQQQQNIQHGNQEQQYYPR; encoded by the exons atgaaaaaaatattattgctcaccattaccaccattaCGGTGACAACATTAATTGAATGTTATGCCGGCGTACCAAGAATGCCGCAATTTGGTTTACGTATTCCAAGAGCACCTAGGTTTCGACCACCATCATTTAcgccatcatcaaatgtacAATCATTACAATCACAATTAATGTCACAAGCATCATCACatccatt accatcatcatcacattcgATGCCATTTCCAATGAGGCCAGGACCGCCAATGATGGATATTCcacattcaatgattcgaCCACCACATCATCCAATAGCGCCGATATTTGCATCAATgcatcatcatacacaagCATCAcatccaccaccatcatacCATCCGAAACCTTCATTCTATCATGGTAAAACCGATGATTGTCCTTTCCCAGGATGTGAAATGGAACCAACTTATAATGGAGAAGCACCTGTTCCATCGCCATATCAGGTTGAATCACCAATGATCCCATCATTGACATCACCAGATTCCAGCCCATTAGATTTATCGCCACGACCACCACTAGATCATGAACAGTATGGATCCAGACAACCAATGTTATCAATGGGTAAACAACCGGTTAAAGTTGTTTATAAACCAGTGGTTAAATTGGTTAAA ATACCTTTTCCAGTAAAAGTTATTCAAcgtgaaaaaattatgtttCCAATTGCAGTACCATTTGGTCAAGTATTACCAGTAACAACATTAGGTTCTCAAGCTCAAATTAGTCAAGAACaacctcaacaacaacaacaacaatataatcCACAACAaccgcaacaacaacagcagcagcaatatcagccacaacaacaacaacaatcacagaTTCCAATGAAACAACCACAAACAAAATCCCATTATCATGGACCTGGtgaatatcaacaaaaattgacgCCCGTCAATGCAAATGGTGAACCATATGgctcacaacaacaacaacaacaacagcaaaacattcaacatggaaatcaagaacaacaatattatccaaggtaa